In Sander lucioperca isolate FBNREF2018 chromosome 12, SLUC_FBN_1.2, whole genome shotgun sequence, one DNA window encodes the following:
- the LOC116040628 gene encoding uncharacterized protein LOC116040628 isoform X8, translated as MMWGASLFFFYYVVAQGTSDEVKVECSKYTGTLPPASDTSPSILADLKMELVTVGGKHMMNISWAINIDASIRALTGTRIKISGEQYYCEYNPVLATASLSSEQKWFHYLVKASYGHIMIEAANLPLPPPNSGFAYKYISTEIPRPTSVTSKPTTGPIGLVKVTVTDDVDFTSTVGAIFGGLASLMILSSCFIIYKSCRTNFANSLGFKKLPTSPMASIPVLMVYPAENSAFQQAVVALAEFLQWHGGCNVAVDMWQQGKIAELGPMRWLAEQAKAAHRVLIVCPQVDISSSQTSHSPPNHTFPESSIPAAAHDLYPLILNMVASHAKSASDLAKFWVVQLGEQQDKNPSNLAPELSACKTFCLVKDLNKLRRGLHTQSQISNLIFRPGNAYSEKCTVKLREAVEKLGGHQPSIFREVEPLRSVVTVV; from the exons ATGATGTGGGGAGcctcactgttttttttctactatgTCGTGGCCCAGGGGACATCAGATGAAGTT AAAGTGGAGTGTTCTAAATATACTG GGACTCTTCCTCCTGCCAGTGATACCTCTCCATCTATCCTGGCGGACCTGAAAATGGAGCTGGTGACAGTGGGAGGAAAACATATGATGAACATCAGCTGGGCAATCAACATTGATG cTAGTATTAGAGCTCTGACAGGCACTCGGATCAAAATTTCAGGGGAACAGTACTACTGTGAATACAACCCAGTTTTGGCCACGGCAAGCCTCAGCTCAGAGCAG AAATGGTTTCATTATTTAGTAAAAGCAAGCTATGGCCACATCATGATCGAAGCTGCCAATCTCCCTTTGCCTCCACCAAACAGCGGTTTTGCTTATAAGTATATAAGTACCGAAATACCTCGTCCAACAA GTGTTACATCAAAGCCTACTACAGGTCCAATAG GCTTAGTGAAAGTAACTGTCACTGATGATGTCGACTTCACGAGCACGGTGGGGGCCATTTTTGGAGGACTGGCCAGTTTGATGATTCTAAGTTCCTGCTTCATAATCT ATAAAAGCTGTAGAACCAACTTTGCCAACTCATTGGGTTTCAAAAAGTTGCCCACATCTCCCATGGCTTCCATCCCCGTCCTGATGGTGTACCCTGCGGAGAATTCAGCCTTCCAGCAGGCCGTGGTAGCACTGGCAGAGTTCCTGCAGTGGCACGGTGGCTGCAACGTAGCTGTCGACATGTGGCAGCAGGGGAAGATTGCAGAGCTGGGGCCAATGCGCTGGCTGGCAGAACAGGCCAAGGCTGCACACAGAGTGCTCATCGTCTGCCCACAGGTAGATATT TCCTCTTCACAGACCAGCCACTCTCCTCCCAACCACACCTTCCCAGAATCCTCCATCCCAGCAGCAGCTCATGACCTTTACCCACTGATTCTCAACATGGTGGCGAGCCATGCGAAGAGCGCCAGCGACTTGGCTAAGTTCTGGGTGGTGCAGCTGGGCGAGCAGCAGGACAAGAATCCTAGTAACCTGGCGCCAGAACTGAGTGCCTGCAAGACTTTTTGTCTGGTGAAGGACTTAAACAAGCTGCGCAGGGGTCTGCATACCCAGAGTCAGATATCCAATCTGATCTTCAGACCAGGGAATGCATACAGTGAAAAGTGTACAGTGAAGTTGAGGGAAGCTGTAGAAAAACTAGGTGGACATCAGCCAAGCATTTTCAGAGAGGTGGAACCGTTGAGATCTGTGGTCACTGTTGTTTGA